In Paenibacillus sp. 1781tsa1, one DNA window encodes the following:
- the spoIIIAF gene encoding stage III sporulation protein AF yields MGWLSNWLQELIMIVLLATFVDMLLPNRSMERYVKLVLSLLILLTLLSPITKLLKSDPVGELKRAMSAMDAPSDGNATLEQILAQGKRLQAGEQEQSLQWTAKELANVMKGQIEETTGARVRSVEVQLAMSKYETEMEAASSVELPVIQRVLVEMAGEDAGSEVKATQQEVAANTEPIFGTDTATDKAESSQIQQPIQIGQVEVPDVQIDVSNGQRDGNEASSEPVIRDQADETKQQGETSTRSEHAVQIITLLSDKWDVDANKIQVKEPKSAEVL; encoded by the coding sequence ATGGGGTGGCTGAGCAACTGGCTCCAGGAATTGATAATGATCGTTCTGCTGGCGACTTTCGTGGATATGTTATTGCCGAATCGATCCATGGAACGTTATGTCAAGCTTGTGCTGAGCCTTCTCATCCTGCTGACCCTTTTATCACCCATAACCAAGCTGCTCAAAAGTGATCCGGTTGGCGAACTGAAACGAGCAATGTCGGCAATGGATGCTCCATCGGATGGGAATGCAACACTCGAACAGATTTTGGCTCAGGGCAAGCGGCTGCAAGCGGGTGAACAGGAACAATCCCTGCAATGGACAGCGAAAGAACTGGCTAATGTCATGAAAGGCCAGATTGAAGAAACAACAGGAGCGAGGGTTCGATCCGTAGAGGTACAGCTAGCAATGAGTAAATATGAAACCGAGATGGAAGCTGCCTCATCCGTCGAACTGCCTGTGATCCAGCGTGTGTTGGTCGAGATGGCAGGAGAGGATGCAGGAAGCGAAGTGAAGGCTACGCAGCAAGAAGTCGCTGCAAATACAGAACCCATATTCGGAACAGACACAGCAACCGACAAGGCTGAATCATCTCAAATACAGCAGCCCATCCAGATCGGTCAGGTTGAAGTGCCTGATGTACAGATTGATGTGAGTAACGGGCAACGTGATGGAAATGAAGCGTCTTCCGAGCCTGTTATACGTGATCAGGCAGATGAGACTAAGCAGCAAGGTGAGACATCCACAAGGTCCGAACATGCGGTACAGATTATTACATTGCTGTCTGATAAGTGGGATGTTGATGCAAACAAAATACAAGTGAAAGAACCGAAAAGTGCTGAAGTTCTGTGA
- the spoIIIAE gene encoding stage III sporulation protein AE codes for MKSMHHKPQWRLTVVLMLCFLFGILGQVTASAPSGEWMEQQADQLPKDQVEKYWDQLMQQYGGFFPDGKTPSFMDMLIPGNEGFSLKSVFVAIGTFMLHEILYNGKLLVTIVMLSVLSMILETLQTAFEKNNISKIAYSICYMVIIIIAINSFSVAIGYAKDAITGMINFMMAMVPLLFTLLASMGNVITVSVTHPLIIFMIHLVSTLIHLLVFPLLFFSAVLHLVSSLSDKYKLTQLADLLRNISVALLGILLTMFLGVISVQGASGSVADGVSLKAAKYIAGNFVPVVGRTFADATDTVITASLLVKNAIGLTGVIIILFLCAFPALKILALALIYNVTGAIMQPLGDTPIVGCLQAIGKSMIYVFAALAAVGLMFFLAITILLTAGNLTVMMR; via the coding sequence ATGAAATCAATGCATCATAAGCCGCAGTGGCGCCTTACGGTTGTGCTGATGCTCTGTTTTCTGTTCGGTATCCTGGGACAGGTTACTGCAAGCGCACCTTCCGGTGAGTGGATGGAGCAGCAGGCGGATCAGCTTCCCAAGGATCAGGTGGAGAAATACTGGGATCAACTGATGCAACAATACGGTGGTTTCTTCCCGGATGGGAAGACCCCTTCCTTCATGGATATGTTAATCCCCGGCAATGAAGGGTTCAGCCTGAAATCGGTGTTTGTAGCCATAGGAACCTTCATGCTGCATGAAATCTTATATAATGGCAAGCTTCTGGTGACGATTGTGATGTTAAGCGTGCTCAGCATGATTCTGGAGACTCTTCAGACCGCATTTGAGAAAAATAATATTAGCAAAATCGCTTATTCCATCTGTTATATGGTCATCATCATCATTGCAATCAACAGCTTCAGTGTGGCGATTGGATACGCCAAGGATGCCATTACCGGCATGATCAACTTCATGATGGCCATGGTTCCCTTGTTATTCACACTGCTCGCGTCTATGGGTAATGTCATCACCGTCTCCGTGACACATCCACTCATCATTTTCATGATTCATCTGGTGAGTACATTGATTCACTTGCTGGTATTCCCGCTACTCTTCTTCTCAGCTGTTCTGCATCTCGTCAGTTCATTGTCTGACAAGTACAAGCTGACACAGCTGGCAGACCTCCTGCGCAATATTAGTGTGGCACTGCTGGGTATCCTGCTGACGATGTTTTTGGGTGTGATCTCGGTTCAGGGGGCATCGGGCTCCGTAGCGGATGGAGTCAGCCTGAAGGCCGCCAAGTACATCGCAGGAAACTTTGTCCCTGTCGTGGGCAGAACATTTGCGGATGCGACGGATACGGTCATTACAGCTTCTCTACTTGTCAAAAATGCAATTGGACTCACTGGGGTAATCATCATTTTGTTTCTATGTGCCTTTCCGGCACTTAAGATCCTGGCTCTTGCCTTGATATACAACGTAACCGGAGCCATTATGCAACCGCTAGGAGACACTCCGATTGTAGGATGCCTGCAGGCCATCGGCAAGAGCATGATTTACGTATTTGCGGCGCTCGCAGCCGTCGGGCTGATGTTTTTCCTGGCAATTACCATCCTGCTGACCGCGGGGAATCTGACTGTCATGATGCGCTGA
- the spoIIIAG gene encoding stage III sporulation protein AG has product MKQWFRKMETWMGGGEGGARRSQTFRWLIILGLIGVGIMLFNSFVNVKKIDSENIGREPPDPATSMASIQSDPSEQNPFQAIEIAFEDKIKGVLENIVGVGTVDVMVTVDSTEELVVQRNVKDSQQLTEETDASGGKRHMTQYTRDGEIITYEISGDQTPIVTKKLKPQIRGVLVVARGAENKVVKDLITDAVEKGLNVAAYRISVVPRKQD; this is encoded by the coding sequence ATGAAACAATGGTTTAGAAAGATGGAGACCTGGATGGGGGGCGGAGAGGGTGGGGCAAGGCGGAGTCAAACCTTCCGCTGGCTGATTATCCTTGGGTTGATCGGGGTGGGAATCATGCTGTTCAACTCCTTCGTCAATGTCAAAAAAATTGATTCCGAAAATATCGGTCGGGAACCACCGGACCCGGCAACATCCATGGCATCCATACAGAGTGATCCGTCCGAACAGAATCCTTTTCAGGCGATCGAAATTGCATTTGAAGACAAAATCAAAGGTGTGTTGGAAAACATTGTTGGTGTGGGGACGGTTGATGTGATGGTTACCGTGGATTCCACAGAAGAACTGGTCGTTCAGCGGAACGTGAAGGATTCTCAGCAACTTACCGAAGAAACGGATGCCAGCGGGGGCAAACGACATATGACGCAATATACCCGTGATGGCGAGATTATTACGTACGAAATATCAGGGGATCAGACACCTATAGTAACCAAAAAGCTCAAACCGCAGATCCGTGGTGTGCTTGTGGTGGCGAGGGGTGCAGAGAACAAGGTTGTGAAGGACCTGATAACCGATGCTGTAGAAAAAGGACTGAATGTGGCAGCCTACCGGATCTCGGTTGTACCGCGCAAACAAGACTAA